A stretch of the Hyalangium ruber genome encodes the following:
- a CDS encoding TetR/AcrR family transcriptional regulator — protein sequence MSDEISGRGDPLKSLQLLWGRTEAPRRGPKAKARVEDLVSAAVAIADEEGLAAVSTRRVADAVGISAMSFYTHIPGKAELLDLMMDAVSGEVLKNRPVFEPAQWRTNLTRVATEYRNFYLAHPWVIQLATHRTVLGPNTFQSADIALSAVEGLGLTDLEMDRVITMVLDYVHGAVRNAAREKMVKELTGMTDEEWWYRVAPFLETLDFTPYPVLARVGKTAGEAYGAHDPEGAFAFGLARVLDGLTVFIESKTASAPKKARGTLGQER from the coding sequence ATGAGCGACGAGATTTCCGGACGGGGCGACCCGTTGAAATCACTGCAGTTGCTGTGGGGAAGGACCGAGGCGCCGCGGCGTGGCCCGAAGGCGAAGGCGCGTGTCGAGGACCTGGTGTCCGCGGCCGTCGCCATCGCCGATGAGGAAGGTCTCGCCGCCGTCAGCACGCGCCGGGTCGCGGACGCGGTCGGCATCTCCGCCATGTCGTTCTACACGCACATCCCGGGCAAGGCGGAGCTGCTCGACCTGATGATGGATGCCGTATCGGGCGAGGTCTTGAAGAATCGGCCCGTTTTCGAGCCCGCTCAGTGGCGAACCAATCTGACCCGGGTGGCGACCGAATATCGCAACTTCTATCTGGCCCACCCGTGGGTGATTCAGCTCGCGACGCACCGGACGGTGCTGGGCCCGAACACTTTTCAGTCTGCCGATATCGCGCTGAGCGCTGTTGAAGGCTTGGGGCTCACCGATCTTGAGATGGATCGGGTCATCACGATGGTCCTCGACTACGTCCACGGCGCGGTCCGCAACGCGGCGCGAGAGAAGATGGTCAAGGAGCTGACCGGAATGACAGACGAGGAGTGGTGGTACCGCGTCGCGCCGTTCCTCGAAACGCTCGACTTCACGCCCTACCCCGTGCTGGCGCGTGTCGGAAAGACCGCTGGAGAGGCTTACGGAGCACACGATCCTGAAGGGGCCTTCGCTTTCGGGCTGGCTCGGGTGCTCGATGGCCTGACCGTGTTCATTGAGTCGAAGACCGCCTCGGCACCGAAGAAGGCACGCGGCACATTGGGGCAGGAGCGTTAA
- a CDS encoding ATP-binding cassette domain-containing protein, whose amino-acid sequence MIAARDLTRTFKTKTGTVEAVRGLSLDVAEGELVAFLGPNGAGKSTSVRMLTTLLPPTSGSARVGGHDVVRDPAAVRRQIGYVGQGTGSGPYHRVRDELMTQGRAQRMSAASARNRADELLAMLELDGLADRDCASLSGGQKRRLDVALGLMHTPRILFLDEPSTGLDPHSRANLWEHITRLRKQSGMTIFLTTHYLEEADTMAERVLIMDHGVMIADDTPEKLKAHLAGDTLRITVNDDAQAGRAAELARALPDVREARCEGRAVSVTLRDGEAMLPELIRRLHRADIEVVSATVKRPTLDDVFLGLTGRSLRETAAS is encoded by the coding sequence GTGATTGCTGCTCGTGATTTGACACGCACCTTCAAGACCAAGACAGGCACCGTGGAGGCCGTCCGTGGCCTCAGCCTGGATGTGGCAGAGGGAGAACTGGTGGCCTTCCTGGGGCCCAATGGTGCCGGGAAGTCCACCTCGGTGCGCATGCTGACGACGCTCCTGCCTCCCACGTCCGGGAGTGCGCGGGTGGGCGGACATGACGTGGTTCGCGATCCTGCCGCCGTGCGCAGGCAGATTGGCTACGTGGGGCAGGGGACGGGCTCGGGGCCCTATCACCGGGTCCGCGACGAGCTGATGACCCAGGGGCGCGCCCAGCGCATGAGCGCCGCGTCGGCTCGGAATCGCGCCGACGAGCTGCTCGCCATGCTCGAGCTCGACGGGCTGGCCGACCGCGACTGCGCCTCCCTGTCCGGTGGGCAGAAGCGCCGGCTCGATGTGGCGCTGGGGCTCATGCACACCCCCAGGATCCTGTTTCTCGACGAGCCCTCCACCGGGCTCGACCCGCACAGCCGCGCCAATCTCTGGGAGCACATCACCCGCCTCCGGAAGCAGAGCGGTATGACCATCTTCCTGACCACCCATTACCTCGAAGAGGCTGACACCATGGCCGAGCGGGTCCTCATCATGGACCACGGGGTGATGATCGCCGACGACACGCCGGAGAAGCTCAAAGCCCACCTGGCGGGCGACACGCTGCGCATCACCGTGAACGACGATGCCCAGGCGGGGAGGGCGGCCGAGCTGGCCAGGGCCCTGCCCGATGTGCGCGAGGCCCGCTGTGAGGGCCGAGCGGTTTCGGTGACCCTCCGAGATGGCGAGGCGATGCTCCCTGAGCTCATCCGCCGGCTGCACCGGGCTGACATCGAGGTGGTGAGCGCCACGGTCAAGCGCCCGACGCTCGACGACGTGTTCCTCGGACTCACCGGCCGGTCCCTTCGCGAAACCGCAGCCTCCTGA
- a CDS encoding ABC transporter permease, producing the protein MSFLTDARIAFGREIGPTLRNWYYIVFGVIQPLLYLGLFVPLLGDVPTGAEVGPLQWFVPGMVVMLVLFTTVSCGWSLTEELLSGSFERLLATPMSRPAILVGRALKELVPLLVQAMIVIAVAVPFGLQLYVLPMLLGLGLLLLFGIGVAALSYALAIASKHDGSLFYLVSHSISLPLMLLGGVLLPMEMAPRWLYIASRFNPLAYLVEAERALFSGELFTLTVLQGMVVAAAVGTVGLAVGSATIKRASL; encoded by the coding sequence ATGAGCTTCCTCACCGATGCCCGGATTGCCTTCGGCCGTGAGATCGGCCCCACGCTCAGGAACTGGTATTACATCGTCTTCGGCGTCATCCAACCGCTGCTCTATCTGGGGCTCTTCGTGCCGCTCCTGGGCGATGTGCCGACCGGGGCGGAGGTTGGGCCACTCCAGTGGTTCGTGCCTGGCATGGTGGTCATGCTGGTCCTGTTCACCACCGTGTCCTGTGGCTGGAGCTTGACCGAAGAGCTCCTCTCGGGCTCCTTCGAGCGGCTCCTCGCCACGCCCATGAGCCGTCCGGCCATCCTCGTGGGCCGGGCCTTGAAGGAGCTGGTGCCGCTCCTCGTCCAGGCGATGATCGTCATCGCGGTGGCTGTTCCCTTTGGACTGCAGCTCTACGTCCTGCCCATGCTCCTTGGGCTGGGGCTTCTGTTGTTGTTCGGCATCGGGGTGGCGGCGCTGTCCTACGCGCTGGCCATCGCGAGCAAGCATGACGGCTCGCTGTTCTATCTCGTCTCCCATTCCATCTCGTTGCCGCTGATGCTGCTGGGCGGGGTGCTGCTCCCCATGGAGATGGCACCTCGCTGGCTCTACATCGCGTCGCGTTTCAACCCCCTGGCCTATCTGGTCGAAGCGGAGCGGGCGTTGTTCTCGGGAGAGCTGTTCACCCTGACCGTTTTGCAAGGCATGGTGGTCGCGGCGGCGGTCGGCACGGTCGGCCTCGCCGTGGGCTCCGCGACCATCAAGCGTGCATCACTTTGA
- a CDS encoding excinuclease ABC subunit UvrA, translated as MYGSIKIRGARENNLKNVSLDIPKRKITVFTGVSGSGKSSLVFGTIAAESQRLINETYPAFVQQFMPHYGQPDAESLENLSAAIIVDQQRLGGNSRSTVATVTDAAQMLRVVFSRLAEPHLGSPGFYSYNDPRGLCQECEGIGQVASMDMDAVIDTSKSLNEGAILPKEYAVDTWYWAIFARSGYFDLDKKLSKYSKEEMDKLLHLDDGRKIKVDKMNLTYEGLVPKLRRTLGSKDPETVQPHVRAEYERIFTRATCPSCKGGRLNQAALGSRIQGKNIAECSAMQVSDLATFVREIAAPSVGPMLEALAHRLDNLVTIGLGYLSLDRESSTLSGGESQRVKMVRHLGSSLTDVTYIFDEPSVGLHPHDVGRLAGLMQQLRDKGNTVLIVEHKPDMIAIADHVVDMGPKAGGKGGQVVYEGPYEGLLTSGTLTGNHMKKYQPIKAIPRKPTGQLQLEDARLNNLQNLSVSIPRGVLTVVTGVAGSGKSSLIQGCLPKAYPETIIIDQNLARGSRRSNTATYTGILDNVRKAFAKANKVDAALFSANSKGACPDCNGLGVIYTDLAHLDPMVTVCETCEGKRFTEEVLAHRLRGKSISDVYEMSVTDAVAFFTEPAIAKILQGLDDVGLGYLTLGQPLSTLSGGERQRLKLAAELGQSGNIYVLDEPTTGLHMNDVDTLIGLFDRLVDAGSTVIVIEHNLDVVSRADWVIDLGPGAGHEGGRVVFEGLPGKLASHKGSLTGKYMAARS; from the coding sequence ATGTACGGTTCCATCAAGATTCGTGGGGCGCGCGAGAACAACCTCAAGAACGTCTCGCTCGACATCCCCAAGCGGAAGATCACCGTCTTCACCGGTGTCTCGGGATCGGGCAAGTCGTCCCTGGTCTTCGGCACCATCGCGGCCGAGAGCCAGCGGCTCATCAACGAGACCTATCCGGCATTCGTGCAGCAGTTCATGCCGCACTACGGCCAGCCGGATGCGGAGAGCCTGGAGAACCTCTCCGCGGCCATCATCGTCGACCAGCAGCGGCTGGGCGGAAACTCGCGCTCGACCGTCGCCACCGTCACGGATGCGGCACAGATGCTCCGCGTGGTGTTCTCGCGCCTGGCTGAGCCCCACCTGGGCAGCCCGGGGTTCTACTCCTACAACGACCCGCGCGGCCTCTGTCAGGAGTGCGAGGGCATTGGCCAGGTCGCGTCCATGGACATGGACGCCGTCATCGACACGTCCAAGTCCCTCAACGAGGGCGCCATCCTGCCCAAGGAATACGCGGTCGATACCTGGTACTGGGCCATCTTCGCGAGGTCCGGCTACTTCGACCTCGATAAGAAACTGTCCAAGTATTCAAAGGAGGAGATGGACAAGCTCCTCCATCTGGACGACGGCCGGAAGATCAAGGTCGACAAGATGAACCTCACCTACGAGGGACTTGTCCCCAAGTTGCGCAGGACGCTGGGCTCCAAGGACCCGGAGACCGTCCAGCCGCATGTCCGCGCCGAATACGAGCGCATCTTCACCCGCGCCACCTGTCCTTCCTGCAAGGGAGGACGGCTCAACCAGGCCGCGCTCGGCAGCCGCATCCAGGGCAAGAACATCGCTGAGTGTTCCGCGATGCAGGTCTCGGACCTCGCCACGTTCGTTCGCGAGATCGCCGCTCCGTCCGTGGGCCCGATGCTGGAGGCCCTGGCCCACCGGCTCGACAACCTGGTGACGATTGGGCTGGGCTACCTCAGCCTCGACCGAGAGAGCTCGACCCTATCCGGAGGAGAGAGCCAGCGCGTCAAGATGGTGCGGCACCTGGGCTCCAGCCTCACCGATGTGACGTACATCTTCGACGAGCCCAGCGTGGGGCTCCACCCGCACGATGTCGGCCGGCTCGCGGGCTTGATGCAGCAGCTCCGCGACAAGGGCAACACGGTGCTCATCGTCGAGCACAAGCCAGACATGATTGCCATCGCCGACCACGTGGTCGACATGGGGCCGAAGGCCGGCGGCAAGGGCGGACAGGTCGTCTACGAGGGCCCGTACGAGGGCTTGCTGACCTCGGGCACGCTCACGGGCAACCACATGAAGAAGTACCAGCCCATCAAGGCCATACCCCGCAAGCCCACGGGGCAGCTCCAACTCGAGGACGCCCGCCTCAACAACCTCCAGAACCTCTCCGTCTCGATTCCACGTGGGGTGCTCACGGTCGTGACGGGCGTCGCGGGCTCGGGGAAGTCGTCGCTGATTCAGGGCTGCCTGCCCAAGGCGTACCCGGAGACCATCATCATCGACCAGAACCTGGCTCGCGGCTCGCGCCGCTCCAACACCGCCACGTACACCGGCATCCTCGACAACGTCCGCAAGGCCTTCGCCAAGGCGAACAAGGTGGACGCCGCGCTGTTCTCCGCCAACTCGAAGGGCGCGTGCCCGGACTGCAACGGGCTCGGTGTCATCTACACGGATCTGGCGCACCTGGACCCGATGGTGACCGTCTGCGAGACGTGCGAGGGCAAGCGGTTCACCGAAGAGGTGTTGGCCCACAGGCTGCGCGGCAAGTCCATCAGCGACGTCTACGAGATGTCTGTCACCGACGCCGTGGCCTTCTTCACCGAACCGGCCATCGCCAAGATTCTCCAGGGGCTGGATGACGTCGGGCTCGGCTACCTCACGCTGGGGCAGCCGCTGTCGACGCTCTCGGGCGGCGAACGTCAGCGCCTGAAGCTCGCCGCCGAACTGGGCCAGTCGGGCAACATCTACGTACTCGACGAGCCCACCACGGGTCTGCACATGAACGACGTGGACACGCTGATTGGCCTGTTCGATCGGTTGGTCGACGCCGGCTCGACCGTCATCGTCATCGAGCACAACCTTGACGTCGTCTCCCGCGCGGACTGGGTCATCGATCTGGGACCCGGCGCCGGCCATGAAGGTGGCCGCGTGGTCTTCGAAGGGCTTCCCGGAAAGCTCGCCTCACACAAGGGCTCGCTGACCGGCAAGTACATGGCTGCTCGGTCGTAA
- a CDS encoding prolyl oligopeptidase family serine peptidase: protein MSPREPVVDDYFGTQVVDPYRWMEDWEAPRFVDWLHQQDAYARAVLGAIPERNRLLERLQSYSAGGPVVRGVRQAAGRSFYLKRNPGDDALKLYVLLTPEGPERLLFDPARAGSAMSIDYFRPSPDGLRVAYGLSKGGSEQSVLHILEVESGEHAPETIDRTPYAEPSWLPDGTGFYYNRLAGQAAGTAEAEKYLHSRTWLHRVGTPPEQDVPVLGTGVAGSPALQPVDSPYVQVTAGSEHILALISHGADAAMSVHVARANPSAVAGFQWKKVADFADGVTAAVLHGEELYLLTRKDSPRFKVVQVDADAPELARAKTVVPSSERVIQGIAVAADGLYLSELDGGLGRLRRYNFASRTLTEIPLPLEGSVRGPVTEPTRAGALVGVQNWITPETWHRIDGSGQRLPTRIVAPWNVDTSRYLVEEVQVRSWDETLIPLSIVRRRDARLDGSSPVWLTAYGSYGLSLTPSFSGVVGTSRLMPLVEDGGMYAICHVRGGGEYGEAWRLAGTRENKPNGYKDLLACAKHLIAQRYTRASALALEGASAGGIVVGMAMTTRPDLFQVVFNRVGDTNPLRLEHGADGPIIAAEFGSTRTQAGFQELYAIDSTQHVRAGTAYPAVMLTAGFNDPRVPPWQPGKLAAHLQAATTSGRPVILRVEFDGGHVASSSAQSHAEHADMLAFFYAQLGRTNAQAGVDSGG from the coding sequence GTGTCCCCGCGCGAGCCGGTCGTCGACGACTATTTCGGAACGCAGGTCGTGGACCCCTACCGCTGGATGGAAGACTGGGAAGCGCCCCGGTTCGTGGACTGGCTCCACCAGCAGGATGCGTATGCACGCGCTGTTCTCGGCGCCATTCCTGAACGAAACAGGTTGCTCGAGCGGCTCCAATCCTACTCCGCGGGCGGACCCGTGGTGCGAGGTGTCCGTCAGGCCGCGGGCCGTAGCTTCTACCTCAAACGCAATCCAGGTGACGATGCGCTGAAACTCTACGTATTGCTGACTCCAGAGGGGCCGGAGCGCCTCCTGTTCGATCCAGCTCGAGCAGGGAGCGCCATGTCCATCGACTACTTCAGGCCATCCCCGGATGGTCTGCGCGTGGCCTATGGACTCTCCAAGGGCGGTTCGGAGCAGAGCGTTCTGCACATCCTGGAGGTGGAGAGCGGCGAGCACGCGCCCGAAACCATCGACCGCACGCCCTATGCCGAACCGTCCTGGTTACCCGATGGCACGGGCTTCTATTACAACCGGCTGGCAGGGCAGGCGGCAGGCACCGCGGAAGCCGAGAAGTATCTCCATAGCCGCACCTGGCTGCACCGGGTCGGCACGCCTCCGGAGCAGGATGTTCCCGTGCTTGGCACCGGTGTCGCCGGTTCGCCCGCGCTTCAACCTGTGGATTCACCCTACGTCCAAGTCACGGCGGGCTCCGAGCACATCCTGGCGCTGATCAGCCACGGCGCCGATGCGGCGATGAGCGTCCATGTCGCGCGCGCCAACCCCTCCGCGGTCGCTGGGTTTCAATGGAAGAAGGTCGCTGATTTCGCGGACGGTGTGACGGCGGCGGTCCTGCACGGCGAGGAGTTGTATCTGCTCACGCGCAAGGACTCGCCGCGTTTCAAGGTCGTCCAAGTCGACGCCGATGCTCCGGAGCTGGCGCGTGCAAAGACGGTGGTCCCCTCTTCCGAGCGCGTCATCCAGGGCATCGCCGTCGCCGCCGACGGGCTCTACCTCTCCGAACTCGATGGGGGCCTGGGCAGACTGCGCCGCTATAACTTCGCCTCCAGGACTCTGACCGAAATCCCCCTCCCCCTGGAGGGCTCCGTGCGAGGGCCTGTGACCGAGCCCACACGAGCCGGCGCGCTCGTGGGCGTCCAGAACTGGATCACTCCCGAGACCTGGCACCGCATCGATGGTTCCGGACAGCGCCTTCCCACCCGGATCGTGGCGCCATGGAATGTGGACACCTCTCGTTATCTCGTCGAAGAGGTCCAGGTGCGGTCCTGGGACGAAACGCTGATTCCGCTGTCCATCGTGCGACGCCGGGATGCCAGGCTCGACGGGTCCAGCCCTGTCTGGTTGACGGCTTATGGGTCGTACGGCCTCTCACTGACTCCGAGCTTCTCCGGCGTTGTTGGAACCTCACGCCTGATGCCGCTGGTGGAGGATGGCGGCATGTACGCGATCTGCCATGTCCGCGGAGGCGGAGAGTACGGCGAAGCGTGGCGCCTCGCGGGCACGCGGGAGAACAAGCCCAACGGCTACAAGGACCTGCTCGCCTGCGCGAAGCACCTCATCGCGCAGCGGTATACGCGGGCGTCCGCCCTGGCCCTGGAAGGCGCCAGCGCGGGAGGCATCGTGGTGGGAATGGCCATGACCACCCGCCCGGACCTGTTCCAGGTCGTCTTCAACCGAGTGGGAGACACCAACCCCCTGCGTCTCGAGCACGGTGCCGACGGTCCCATCATCGCCGCCGAGTTTGGCTCGACCCGCACACAGGCGGGCTTCCAGGAGTTGTACGCCATCGACTCGACCCAGCATGTCAGAGCAGGCACTGCGTACCCCGCGGTAATGCTGACTGCTGGCTTCAACGACCCGCGTGTACCGCCCTGGCAGCCGGGAAAGCTCGCTGCGCACCTGCAAGCAGCGACGACGAGCGGTCGTCCCGTCATCCTCCGCGTGGAGTTCGACGGGGGCCACGTGGCTTCGTCCAGTGCTCAAAGCCATGCCGAGCATGCCGACATGCTCGCCTTCTTCTACGCCCAGCTGGGCCGCACCAACGCCCAGGCTGGGGTCGACAGCGGCGGGTGA
- a CDS encoding MarR family winged helix-turn-helix transcriptional regulator, translating into MTVVKKSRAGLANFTDKAGAAAVGARLRRLSERIDREATELYAELGVKFEQRWFGTMNLLDLYGPLTVGELAQALGITHVSVSQTRDSLQRSGLTTSDVDPSDGRRRTVRLTKEGKALVARLKPLWTALSQAAAELDQEAGDVLAALERLERALERSSLSERVRRLLRK; encoded by the coding sequence ATGACCGTCGTCAAGAAGTCACGTGCGGGGCTAGCGAACTTTACGGACAAGGCCGGCGCGGCCGCCGTCGGGGCGCGCCTTCGCCGCTTGTCCGAGCGCATCGACCGGGAGGCCACCGAGCTCTATGCGGAGCTGGGAGTGAAGTTCGAGCAGCGGTGGTTCGGGACGATGAATCTGCTCGACCTATACGGCCCGCTGACAGTGGGGGAGCTCGCCCAGGCCCTCGGAATCACCCACGTGTCGGTCAGTCAGACCCGGGATTCGCTCCAGAGGTCCGGCCTCACGACCTCCGATGTGGATCCGTCCGACGGGCGTCGGCGCACCGTGCGCCTGACGAAGGAAGGGAAGGCCCTGGTGGCACGCCTGAAGCCTCTGTGGACCGCGCTTTCTCAGGCGGCAGCGGAGCTGGACCAGGAAGCCGGCGACGTGCTCGCGGCGCTCGAGCGGCTGGAGCGCGCGCTGGAGCGTAGCTCTCTGTCCGAGCGGGTCCGTCGGCTTCTGCGGAAGTAA